A genome region from Columba livia isolate bColLiv1 breed racing homer chromosome 2, bColLiv1.pat.W.v2, whole genome shotgun sequence includes the following:
- the LOC135578857 gene encoding uncharacterized protein LOC135578857 — protein sequence MIKQRAKQELPGRLGVPMAEEKTKYNSTVSEVTIVNLQPEKNPTLILPGWKPGSEHRNLGFHPPSPRISEKRLSQGEKKLWPEKAKKEAALSPSLHRANEFGSTENVTLKRPVKLAPLEIPVEVKEAQLQKIMSIQREAQMAAQKLSVINSISNEPHVKRVKNLAQGELENLQKTKVSEKTALENKDDLLPPKSSKPLGEIQIILPPETTSKLTKQPGVEEAPKTLRKPLIPTLRVSDMHEESNSPDSIPDPCQNVSRRRFRVMHTKEQQEDHGKAKPLNVMDPSMGEGKQKSAGQRTQKTLSDASKLIENVAKKQKERGAKQGEMDEASFARRQSIRRMALGDIIQVDED from the exons ATGATAAAACAACGAGCAAAGCAAGAACTGCCAGGCCGGCTG GGTGTCCCAATGGCTGAAGAGAAGACCAAATATAACTCTACTGTCAGTGAAGTCACCATTGTGAACCTGCAGCCTGAGAAAAATCCCACTCTCATCTTGCCAGGATGGAAGCCAGGAAGTGAACATAGAAACCTTGGTTTCCATCCTCCTTCTCCAAGAATTTCAGAGAAGAGGCTATcccagggagagaaaaaattgTGGCCAGAGAAGGCGAAAAAAGAGGCGGCTTTGTCTCCCAGCCTGCACCGTGCAAATGAGTTTGGTAGCACAGAGAATGTCACCTTGAAGAGGCCAGTAAAATTGGCCCCTCTAGAGATCCCTGTGGAAGTAAAAGAAGCCCAGCTCCAAAAGATTATGAGTATCCAGAGAGAAGCCCAAATGGCTGCTCAGAAGCTGAGTGTTATCAACTCCATCAGCAATGAACCCCATGTGAAAAGGGTGAAGAATCTGGCTCAGGGAGAGCTGGAAAACCTTCAAAAGACAAAGGTGAGTGAGAAGACTGCCCTGGAGAATAAAGATGATCTCCTACCCCCTAAAAGCAGCAAACCCTTGGGagaaattcaaattattttgcctCCAGAGACAACCTCTAAGTTGACTAAACAACCAGGTGTTGAAGAGGCTCCCAAGACACTCCGTAAACCATTAATCCCCACTCTCCGGGTGTCTGACATGCATGAAGAGTCTAACAGCCCTGACAGCATCCCTGATCCTTGCCAGAATGTTTCTCGGCGCCGATTCAGAGTAATGCACACAAAAGAGCAGCAGGAAGATCATGGGAAAGCCAAACCCTTAAACGTAATGGATCCAAGTATGGGAGAAGGCAAGCAGAAATCTGCAGGTCAACgaacacaaaaaaccctcagtGATGCAAGCAAGCTCATTGAGAATGTGGCCAAAAAGCAGAAGGAACGAggagcaaagcaaggggaaatggATGAAGCCTCTTTTGCAAGAAGGCAGTCTATTCGAAGGATGGCCTTGGGAGACATCATCCAGGTGGATGAAGACTGA